The following proteins are encoded in a genomic region of Kosakonia oryzae:
- the rpsK gene encoding 30S ribosomal protein S11, with translation MAKAPIRARKRVRKQVSDGVAHIHASFNNTIVTITDRQGNALGWATAGGSGFRGSRKSTPFAAQVAAERCAEAVKEYGIKNLEVMVKGPGPGRESTIRALNAAGFRITNITDVTPIPHNGCRPPKKRRV, from the coding sequence ATGGCAAAGGCACCAATTCGTGCACGTAAACGTGTAAGAAAACAAGTCTCTGACGGCGTGGCTCATATCCATGCTTCTTTCAACAACACCATCGTTACTATTACTGATCGTCAGGGTAACGCGCTGGGTTGGGCAACAGCCGGTGGTTCCGGTTTCCGTGGTTCTCGCAAATCCACTCCGTTTGCAGCTCAGGTTGCAGCAGAGCGTTGCGCTGAAGCCGTAAAAGAATACGGTATCAAGAATCTGGAAGTTATGGTTAAGGGACCGGGTCCGGGTCGCGAATCTACTATTCGTGCTCTGAACGCCGCTGGTTTCCGCATCACTAATATTACTGATGTGACTCCGATCCCTCACAACGGTTGTCGTCCGCCGAAAAAACGTCGCGTATAA
- the secY gene encoding preprotein translocase subunit SecY encodes MAKQPGLDFQSAKGGIGELKRRLLFVIGALIVFRIGSFIPIPGIDAAVLAKLLEQQRGTIIEMFNMFSGGALSRASIFALGIMPYISASIIIQLLTVVHPALAELKKEGESGRRKISQYTRYGTLVLAIFQSIGIATGLPNMPGMQGLVMNPGFAFYFTAVVSLVTGTMFLMWLGEQITERGIGNGISIIIFAGIVAGLPPAIAHTIEQARQGDLHFLLLLLVAVLVFAVTFFVVFVERGQRRIVVNYAKRQQGRRVYAAQSTHLPLKVNMAGVIPAIFASSIILFPATIASWFGGGTGWNWLTTISLYLQPGQPLYVLLYASAIIFFCFFYTALVFNPRETADNLKKSGAFVPGIRPGEQTAKYIDKVMTRLTLVGALYITFICLIPEFMRDAMKVPFYFGGTSLLIVVVVIMDFMAQVQTLMMSSQYESALKKANLKGYGR; translated from the coding sequence ATGGCTAAACAACCGGGGTTAGATTTCCAAAGTGCCAAAGGTGGAATTGGCGAACTGAAACGCAGACTGCTGTTTGTTATCGGTGCGCTGATTGTGTTCCGTATTGGCTCTTTTATTCCGATCCCTGGTATTGATGCCGCTGTACTTGCCAAACTGCTTGAACAACAGCGTGGCACCATCATTGAAATGTTTAACATGTTCTCTGGTGGTGCTCTCAGCCGTGCTTCTATTTTTGCTCTGGGTATTATGCCGTATATTTCGGCGTCAATTATTATCCAACTGCTAACGGTCGTTCACCCGGCCCTGGCGGAGTTAAAGAAAGAAGGGGAGTCTGGCCGTCGTAAGATTAGCCAGTACACCCGCTACGGTACCCTGGTGTTGGCTATATTCCAGTCGATCGGTATTGCTACCGGTTTGCCGAATATGCCCGGGATGCAGGGCCTGGTAATGAATCCGGGCTTTGCATTCTACTTCACTGCTGTTGTAAGTCTGGTTACAGGAACCATGTTCCTGATGTGGCTCGGCGAACAAATCACTGAACGTGGTATCGGTAACGGTATCTCGATCATTATTTTCGCCGGCATTGTGGCGGGTCTTCCGCCAGCCATTGCCCATACTATCGAGCAAGCGCGTCAAGGCGACCTGCACTTCCTCCTGTTGCTGTTGGTTGCAGTATTAGTATTCGCAGTGACGTTCTTTGTTGTTTTCGTTGAACGTGGTCAACGCCGCATTGTGGTAAACTACGCGAAACGCCAGCAAGGTCGTCGTGTCTATGCTGCTCAGAGCACACATTTGCCGCTGAAAGTAAATATGGCGGGGGTAATCCCGGCTATTTTTGCTTCCAGTATTATTCTGTTCCCGGCGACCATCGCATCATGGTTCGGGGGCGGTACTGGTTGGAACTGGCTGACAACAATTTCGCTGTATTTGCAGCCTGGGCAACCGCTTTATGTGTTACTCTATGCGTCTGCAATCATCTTCTTCTGTTTCTTCTATACGGCGTTGGTTTTCAACCCGCGTGAAACAGCAGATAACCTGAAGAAGTCCGGTGCATTCGTACCAGGAATTCGTCCGGGAGAGCAAACGGCGAAGTATATCGATAAAGTAATGACTCGTCTGACTCTGGTTGGTGCGCTGTATATTACTTTTATCTGCCTGATCCCGGAGTTCATGCGTGATGCAATGAAAGTTCCGTTCTACTTCGGTGGGACTTCTCTGCTTATCGTTGTTGTCGTGATTATGGACTTTATGGCTCAAGTGCAAACTCTGATGATGTCCAGTCAGTATGAGTCTGCATTGAAGAAGGCGAACCTGAAAGGCTACGGTCGTTAA
- the rpmJ gene encoding 50S ribosomal protein L36 translates to MKVRASVKKLCRNCKIVKRDGVIRVICSAEPKHKQRQG, encoded by the coding sequence ATGAAAGTTCGTGCTTCCGTCAAGAAATTATGCCGTAACTGCAAAATCGTTAAACGTGATGGCGTCATCCGTGTGATTTGCAGTGCCGAGCCGAAGCATAAACAGCGCCAAGGCTGA
- the rpsM gene encoding 30S ribosomal protein S13, producing the protein MARIAGINIPDQKHAVIALTSIYGVGKTRSQAILAAAGIAENVKISELSEEQIDTLRDEVAKFVVEGDLRREVSMSIKRLMDLGCYRGLRHRRGLPVRGQRTKTNARTRKGPRKPIKK; encoded by the coding sequence GTGGCCCGTATAGCAGGCATTAACATTCCTGATCAGAAACATGCTGTGATCGCATTAACTTCGATCTATGGCGTCGGTAAAACCCGCTCCCAAGCCATTCTGGCTGCTGCGGGCATCGCTGAAAATGTTAAGATCAGTGAGCTGTCTGAAGAACAAATCGACACGCTGCGTGACGAAGTTGCCAAATTTGTCGTTGAAGGTGATCTGCGCCGTGAAGTTAGCATGAGCATCAAGCGCCTGATGGATCTTGGTTGCTATCGCGGTTTGCGTCATCGTCGTGGTCTCCCGGTTCGCGGTCAGCGTACCAAGACCAACGCACGTACCCGTAAGGGTCCGCGCAAACCGATCAAGAAATAA
- the rpsD gene encoding 30S ribosomal protein S4 produces the protein MARYLGPKLKLSRREGTDLFLKSGVRAIDTKCKIEQAPGQHGARKPRLSDYGVQLREKQKVRRIYGVLERQFRNYYKEAARLKGNTGENLLGLLEGRLDNVVYRMGFGATRAEARQLVSHKAIMVNGRVVNIASYQVSPNDVVSIREKAKKQSRVKAALELAEQREKPTWLEVDAGKMEGTFKRKPERSDLSADINEHLIVELYSK, from the coding sequence ATGGCAAGATATTTGGGTCCTAAGCTCAAGCTGAGCCGTCGTGAGGGCACAGACCTGTTCCTTAAGTCTGGCGTTCGCGCGATCGATACCAAGTGTAAAATTGAACAAGCTCCTGGCCAGCACGGTGCGCGTAAACCGCGTCTGTCTGACTATGGTGTGCAGTTGCGTGAAAAGCAAAAAGTTCGCCGTATCTACGGTGTGCTGGAGCGTCAGTTCCGTAACTACTACAAAGAAGCAGCACGTCTGAAAGGCAACACAGGTGAAAACCTGCTGGGTCTGCTGGAAGGTCGTCTGGACAACGTTGTATACCGTATGGGCTTTGGCGCCACTCGTGCAGAAGCACGCCAGCTGGTTAGCCACAAAGCAATCATGGTAAACGGTCGTGTTGTTAACATCGCTTCTTATCAGGTTAGTCCGAATGACGTGGTTAGCATTCGTGAGAAAGCGAAAAAGCAGTCTCGCGTGAAAGCCGCTCTGGAGCTGGCTGAGCAGCGTGAAAAGCCAACCTGGCTGGAAGTTGATGCTGGCAAGATGGAAGGTACGTTCAAGCGTAAGCCGGAGCGTTCTGATCTGTCTGCGGACATTAACGAACACCTGATCGTCGAGCTTTACTCCAAGTAA